A single genomic interval of Penicillium psychrofluorescens genome assembly, chromosome: 2 harbors:
- a CDS encoding uncharacterized protein (ID:PFLUO_003196-T1.cds;~source:funannotate): protein MSGKYVFTKGLKELRFLFCHTSEQSAPTRTFLNRAYPTMKKHNPHTPIMMREAMDTEPRVFARYGMDKDPLTTDWRDRLKKENGLTIDGNAEFGKEKQEALSGLSEQQIEERITNLVKASS, encoded by the exons ATGTCCGGCAAGTACGTCTTTACCAAGGGCCTGAAGGAGCTCCGGTTCCTCTTCTGCCACACCTCCGAGCAGAGCGCACCCACACG GACCTTCCTCAACCGCGCCTATCCCACCATGAAGAAGCACAACCCGCACACTCCCATTATGATGCGTGAGGCGATGGATACTGAGCCGCGGGTTTTCGCGCGATATGGTATGGACAAGGACCCATTGACGACGGACTGGCGAGACCgattgaagaaagaaaacgGGCTAACAATCGATGGAAATGCAGAGTTCGGaaaggagaagcaggaggCATTGTCGG GCCTGTCGgagcagcagatcgaagaaCGGATCACGAATCTGGTGAAGGCGTCCTCATAA
- a CDS encoding uncharacterized protein (ID:PFLUO_003195-T1.cds;~source:funannotate) yields the protein MSSRVGFRFLNNARFTFRNASGPFRRPGGTGFRFQSSDAAAEQQSTFQRMWNSPVGVKTVHFWAPVMKWALVIAGISDFSRPPEKLSLTQNAALMATGAIWTRWCLIIKPRNVLLAAVNFFLGCVGVVQVGRIYSWQRSQSGSDADAIKEIANEAEATAKDVVEKTEAAVKKS from the exons ATGTCGTCTCGTGTGGGATTTCGCTTCCTCAACAACGCTCGCTTCACCTTTCGCAATGCCTCCGGGCCTTTCCGCCGGCCAGGCGGCACTGGCTTCCGCTTCCAGAGCTCGGACGCTGCGGCAGAGCAGCAGAGCACTTTCCAGCGGATGTGGAATAGCCCTGTGGGTGTGAAGACGGTGCATTTCTG GGCCCCTGTCATGAAG TGGGCGCTGGTCATTGCCGGTATCTCCGACTTCAGCCGTCCCCCGGAGAAGCTCTCCCTGACCCAGAACGCCGCTCTCATGGCCACGGGAGCCATCTGGACCCGATGGTGCCTTATCATCAAGCCCCGTAACGTCCT GCTTGCCGCGgtcaacttcttcctcgggtGCGTGGGTGTCGTGCAAGTGGGCCGCATCTATTCATGGCAGCGTAGCCAGAGTGGCTCTGATGCCGATGCTATCAAGGAGATCGCGAACGAAGCCGAGGCCACGGCTAAGGATGTGGTTGAGAAGACGGAGGCTGCTGTGAAGAAGTCATAA
- a CDS encoding uncharacterized protein (ID:PFLUO_003197-T1.cds;~source:funannotate) → MYDTEHPAYYKLAEIGREITHKVKPRAVVVFSAHWQGGRDTIHVNTAEMTDLIYDFYGFPDHYYKEKFPNVGSKEVSQKVLDSLTQAGIKAKGVERGLDHGVWASFKCAFEPESNPLAVPIVQVSLFDTEDPIQHYRLGQAVSQLRDENILIIVSGMAVHNLRDLRSTFSDPRPLPYAVSFDDALKEAVTTPPAEREKAMAALLKRPDARQAHPSFEHLLPIHVGAGAAGMDLGERLWTLPEGSMSWAQFRFGGLGVASGAGSSL, encoded by the exons ATGTACGACACCGAGCACCCCGCCTACTACAAACTCGCCGAAATTGGTCGCGAAATCACGCACAAGGTCAAACCGCGCGCCGTGGTGGTTTTCTCGGCGCATTGGCAGGGCGGACGGGATACGATCCATGTGAATACGGCCGAGATGACGGATCTGATCTATGA CTTCTATGGCTTCCCCGACCACTACTATAAAGAGAAATTTCCCAACGTCGGTAGCAAGGAAGTGTCGCAGAAGGTGCTCGATTCGTTGACGCAGGCGGGCATTAAGGCAAagggggtggagaggggTCTTGATCATGGTGTTTGGGCTAGTTTCAAGTGTG CATTCGAACCAGAGTCTAATCCCCTCGCCGTCCCAATCGTCCAAGTCTCCCTGTTCGACACCGAAGACCCAATCCAGCACTACCGCCTCGGCCAAGCAGTCAGCCAGCTCCGCGACGAAAACATCCTGATCATCGTGTCGGGGATGGCAGTGCACAATCTGCGCGATCTGCGGTCTACATTCAGCGACCCTCGCCCGCTGCCGTACGCGGTCAGTTTTGACGATGCGCTCAAGGAAGCCGTCACCACGCCCCCCGcggaaagagagaaggcTATGGCGGCGCTGCTGAAGCGTCCGGATGCAAGACAGGCGCATCCGTCTTTTGAGCATCTCCTTCCTATCCATGTTGGGGCTGGTGCTGCGGGGATGGATTTGGGGGAGAGGCTTTGGACGTTGCCGGAGGGGAGTATGAGTTGGGCCCAGTTTCGGTTTGGGGGGCTGGGGGTTGCTAGTGGTGCTGGTAGTTCGTTGTGA